Proteins found in one Roseovarius pelagicus genomic segment:
- the folE2 gene encoding GTP cyclohydrolase FolE2: MNHLNSDLHTTPEREEAEDALRLLRRWAASASPEEVADLDPAIARLLPAGAVMNYPVLSRDYPEGFTADDTYRATLPDLQNGPTSLIRGARQHLQHVGISNFRLPIRFHTRHGGDLSLETSVTGTVSLEAGKKGINMSRIMRSFYKHAEKTFSFEVIEAALDDYISDLGSLDARIQMRFSYPMKVTSLRSGLEGFQYYDFALELVEKDGVRRKFMHLDYVYSSTCPCSLELSEHARQMRGQLATPHSQRSVARISVEMACKDCLWFEDLIEHARAAVPTETQVMVKREDEQAFAELNAANPIFVEDAARLFCERLLSDARIGDFRVVASHQESLHSHDAVSILTEGGTFAAQSIDPKLFTTLFHVG; the protein is encoded by the coding sequence ATGAACCACCTCAATTCTGATTTGCACACGACGCCAGAGCGCGAAGAAGCGGAAGATGCTCTTAGGCTGCTGCGCCGTTGGGCGGCGAGCGCAAGCCCCGAAGAGGTGGCTGATCTCGACCCCGCGATTGCAAGGTTGCTGCCTGCTGGCGCTGTGATGAATTACCCTGTCTTGTCACGAGACTATCCCGAAGGGTTCACAGCAGACGATACCTATCGTGCTACCTTGCCGGACCTTCAGAACGGGCCAACGTCGTTAATCCGGGGGGCCAGACAGCATCTTCAGCATGTCGGCATATCCAATTTCCGGCTGCCAATCCGCTTTCACACGCGCCATGGGGGTGATCTGTCGCTTGAAACCTCAGTGACTGGTACGGTCAGCCTTGAGGCCGGCAAGAAGGGCATCAACATGTCCCGGATCATGCGCAGCTTCTACAAACACGCCGAGAAAACCTTTAGCTTTGAGGTGATCGAAGCGGCACTGGACGACTACATCAGCGATCTGGGCAGTCTGGATGCGCGTATCCAGATGCGATTTTCCTATCCGATGAAGGTGACGTCGCTGCGTTCGGGGCTTGAGGGCTTTCAATACTATGATTTTGCCCTCGAGCTGGTCGAAAAGGACGGCGTGCGGCGCAAATTCATGCATCTTGACTATGTTTATTCCTCTACCTGCCCCTGCTCGCTGGAACTGAGCGAACATGCCCGCCAGATGCGCGGGCAACTGGCCACACCGCATTCGCAGCGATCTGTCGCACGTATATCGGTCGAAATGGCCTGCAAGGACTGCCTGTGGTTCGAGGATCTGATCGAACACGCCCGTGCCGCGGTGCCGACCGAAACGCAAGTAATGGTAAAACGCGAGGACGAGCAGGCCTTTGCAGAACTGAACGCCGCGAACCCGATCTTTGTCGAGGACGCGGCCCGCCTGTTTTGCGAACGACTGCTGAGCGATGCGCGCATTGGTGATTTTCGTGTCGTTGCCAGCCATCAGGAAAGTCTGCACAGCCATGACGCCGTCAGCATCCTGACTGAGGGCGGCACGTTTGCCGCCCAGAGCATTGACCCAAAGCTGTTCACCACGCTTTTTCATGTGGGCTGA
- a CDS encoding GNAT family N-acetyltransferase — translation MIDTLTAFDRLERDWRALEVLDPEGTVFLSWAWLRQAFAANPDRWRVLGVKASGNYVGFFPLKYRVHWSRANNELHSEIEAGGRLLWSEYTGFLCDPAHEAQTIALIAHTLQGMPWSRLSLRYEASMRRARRFADAFGTDLFDVQWPEYRINRGETDNLLCPQVSLPQEFETYMQESLSRNTRQKLRRLMRNHLDTGEVEITNAGSDDFEDALHHLLEFWVSKWVPSKGAATAQKVAANYAQILRAAQSLGLLYMPILWRGETPLGVLGHILDPQMRRVHFIVAGRSEDADAPYVGHLLHAHSIRWAIENGYEIYDFCHGNEAYKYSFGATDNRVNYLTIRPRDTAALDQSFDPICNAEALRRALQYVEAGQNGRARTICARLADLLG, via the coding sequence GTGATCGACACGCTCACCGCATTTGACCGGCTAGAGCGTGATTGGCGCGCACTAGAGGTGCTTGACCCTGAAGGCACGGTGTTTCTGTCATGGGCATGGCTGCGGCAGGCATTCGCGGCAAACCCGGATCGTTGGCGTGTGCTGGGTGTGAAAGCCAGCGGCAATTACGTCGGTTTTTTCCCACTGAAGTACCGCGTGCACTGGAGCAGGGCCAACAACGAGTTACACTCGGAAATCGAAGCCGGCGGGCGACTGTTATGGAGCGAATACACCGGATTCCTTTGTGACCCGGCGCATGAAGCCCAGACGATTGCGTTGATCGCACATACACTGCAAGGCATGCCGTGGTCGCGGCTTTCTCTGCGCTATGAGGCATCAATGAGGCGTGCGCGGCGCTTTGCCGATGCGTTCGGCACTGATCTGTTTGATGTCCAGTGGCCGGAATATCGCATCAATCGCGGTGAGACGGATAACCTGCTATGTCCGCAGGTATCCTTGCCGCAGGAATTCGAAACCTACATGCAGGAATCGCTGAGCAGAAACACCCGTCAGAAGCTGCGGCGCCTCATGCGCAATCACCTCGACACGGGCGAGGTAGAGATCACCAACGCCGGGTCGGACGATTTTGAAGACGCGCTGCACCACCTGCTGGAGTTCTGGGTCAGCAAATGGGTGCCGTCAAAGGGGGCTGCAACCGCACAAAAAGTGGCGGCCAATTACGCCCAGATCCTCCGGGCTGCGCAGTCGCTCGGGTTGCTTTACATGCCGATATTGTGGCGGGGTGAAACTCCGCTCGGAGTGTTGGGGCATATTCTGGACCCCCAGATGCGCCGGGTGCATTTTATCGTGGCAGGGCGTAGCGAAGATGCCGATGCGCCGTATGTCGGTCATCTGCTTCACGCCCATTCGATCCGTTGGGCGATCGAGAATGGCTACGAGATCTACGATTTCTGTCATGGCAACGAGGCATACAAATACAGCTTTGGCGCGACAGACAATCGAGTGAATTACCTGACGATCCGACCCCGCGACACAGCTGCACTGGATCAATCATTCGATCCTATTTGCAACGCCGAAGCATTACGGCGAGCCCTGCAATATGTCGAAGCCGGACAGAACGGACGCGCAAGGACAATCTGTGCCCGCCTCGCCGATCTGCTGGGTTAA
- a CDS encoding DUF2853 family protein, with amino-acid sequence MGKRDDLIAKYADDLRNKCGMQPDMDLLTKVTIGCGPAIYNADASTVAGGQAHELETVKDNFLVKKLGLADSPALMDAINQVIETYGRSERNKYRAVIYYMLTKHFGKESVYG; translated from the coding sequence ATGGGAAAGCGTGACGATCTGATTGCCAAGTATGCTGACGACCTGCGCAACAAATGCGGGATGCAGCCGGATATGGACCTGCTGACCAAAGTAACAATCGGATGCGGTCCGGCGATTTACAATGCCGATGCTTCAACAGTGGCTGGTGGTCAGGCTCATGAGCTAGAAACCGTCAAAGACAACTTTCTGGTCAAGAAGTTGGGCCTCGCCGATAGTCCTGCGTTGATGGACGCAATCAATCAGGTGATTGAGACATATGGTCGTTCGGAGCGTAACAAGTATCGTGCGGTGATTTACTACATGCTGACCAAACACTTCGGCAAGGAATCGGTTTACGGCTGA